In the genome of Panthera uncia isolate 11264 chromosome B3 unlocalized genomic scaffold, Puncia_PCG_1.0 HiC_scaffold_1, whole genome shotgun sequence, one region contains:
- the LOC125909797 gene encoding olfactory receptor 4F21-like: MDGLNNSMVSEFVLLGLSSSWETKVFLTLIFSLIYLGIILGNLFIVFLVIFDSHLHSPMYFLLANLSFIDVGVASTTVPKMIRDLLNEYKIISFQSCMTQICFIHIMGGVEMVLLIAMAFDRYTAICKPLRYLNIMNPKICVSFVIAGWVIGVIHAMSQFAFVINLPFCGPNKVDSFYCDFPRIIKLACTDGAKFEFIIAANSGFMSMGTFFLLILSYIFILVTVWKRSSGDLSKAFVTLSAHITVVVLFFTPCMFLYVWPFPTSSVDKYLFIADFAITPILNPIIYTLRNKDIKVAIKRLSK, from the coding sequence ATGGATGGATTAAATAATTCTATGGTTTCTGAGTTTGTGTTGCTTGGACTCTCTAGTTCTTGGGAAACTAAAGTTTTTCTTACATTAATATTTTCCTTGATCTATTTAGGAATCATCCTGGGAAATCTCTTCAttgtctttttggtaatttttgattCTCATTTACATTCTCCTATGTACTTCCTACTGGCCAATCTGTCCTTCATTGACGTGGGGGTTGCCTCTACCACAGTCCCCAAAATGATTAGAGACCTTTTAAATGAATACAAGATAATTTCTTTCCAAAGTTGTATGACACAGATATGCTTCATCCACATCATGGGAGGAGTGGAGATGGTGTTACTCATTGCCATGGCATTTGACAGGTACACAGCAATCTGTAAGCCTCTTCGCTACCTGAACATCATGAACCctaaaatatgtgtttcttttgTAATTGCTGGCTGGGTCATTGGGGTGATCCATGCCATGTCCCAGTTTGCTTTCGTTATAAACTTGCCCTTTTGCGGTCCTAATAAAGTAGACAGCTTTTACTGTGACTTTCCCAGGATCATAAAACTTGCATGCACAGATGGAGCCAAGTTTGAGTTTATTATTGCTGCCAACAGTGGCTTCATGAGCATGGGCACCTTCTTCCTGCTAATCCTTTCCTATATCTTCATTTTGGTCACTGTCTGGAAACGTTCTTCAGGGGACTTATCCAAAGCATTTGTCACTCTGTCAGCTCACATCACTGTGGTGGTTCTATTTTTCACTCCATGCATGTTTCTCTATGTATGGCCTTTCCCCACATCGTCAGTTGATAAATACCTGTTCATTGCTGACTTTGCTATCACACCCATCCTAAATCCCATCATATATACGTtaagaaataaagacataaaggTAGCCATAAAAAGATTGAGCAAATAA